One Thunnus albacares chromosome 12, fThuAlb1.1, whole genome shotgun sequence genomic region harbors:
- the cavin4a gene encoding caveolae-associated protein 4a: MDQHKYRTAGVHEKLEIIGVEDEAGNPISALTILSLLERVAGIIDNVQSCQQRMEERQLELETNIKTIQGDVLKLAKDHNDTSGTVEKLLQKTRKVSANVKEVRTRVEKQNVRVKKVESTQDELLTRNKFRVVIYQGEAEIPSVAVTKSPKGTGLEGLEIEPDAYDLPADLSSDEEYLSVEESDPSRATRIKRSMAKSGETLKAAFSKENMSKTKGNLGTRFHNFGERVMSPERREKMHQAGERLKHSGERLKENIAKKAPNKETFRIKLKKERAVAEGQEVADAESEHHTQAQKGDASEASPAVTYTEVVTETKREGPVEEAGATRIAGGEEDYRK, translated from the exons ATGGATCAGCACAAGTATCGCACAGCGGGAGTCCATGAGAAGCTGGAGATCATCGGGGTGGAGGATGAGGCCGGGAACCCCATCAGCGCCCTGACCATCCTGTCGCTGCTGGAGCGCGTGGCCGGCATCATCGACAACGTCCAGTCCTGCCAGCAGCGTATGGAGGAGCGTCAACTGGAACTGGAGACCAACATCAAGACCATCCAAGGCGACGTCCTGAAGCTTGCCAAGGACCACAACGACACCAGCGGCACGGTGGAGAAGCTCCTGCAGAAGACCCGCAAGGTCAGCGCCAACGTCAAGGAGGTCCGGACACGTGTCGAGAAGCAAAACGTTCGCGTCAAGAAGGTAGAATCTACGCAGGATGAGCTGCTCACCCGCAACAAGTTCCGCGTCGTCATCTATCAG GGCGAGGCAGAGATCCCATCAGTGGCTGTCACTAAGTCTCCTAAAGGAACAGGCCTGGAGGGGCTGGAGATTGAGCCCGACGCCTACGATCTCCCTGCTGACCTCTCCTCCGATGAGGAGTACCTGAGCGTGGAGGAGTCCGACCCCTCACGAGCCACCCGCATCAAGAGGTCAATGGCGAAAAGCGGGGAGACCCTGAAGGCTGCCTTCTCCAAGGAGAACATGAGCAAAACCAAAGGCAACTTGGGCACCAGGTTCCACAACTTCGGTGAGAGAGTCATGTCGCCTGAAAGGAGGGAGAAGATGCACCAAGCCGGCGAGCGCCTGAAGCACTCCGGCGAACGGCTGAAGGAGAATATTGCCAAGAAAGCCCCAAACAAAGAGACCTTCCGCATCAAGCTGAAGAAGGAGAGGGCCGTCGCCGAGGGCCAGGAGGTTGCCGACGCCGAGTCTGAGCACCACACGCAGGCCCAGAAGGGGGACGCTTCAGAGGCCAGCCCAGCCGTCACCTACACCGAGGTCGTCACAGAAACCAAGAGGGAGGGACCTGTGGAGGAGGCCGGCGCTACCCGGATAGCCGGAGGAGAGGAGGATTACAGGAAGTAG